In Lotus japonicus ecotype B-129 chromosome 5, LjGifu_v1.2, one genomic interval encodes:
- the LOC130719056 gene encoding protein MAINTENANCE OF MERISTEMS-like, producing the protein MVELPLEETSGEQSSSEPSGEESASETASETASEASGEEEEPLILQEEIDAADVVPEGGVEGGADDDLIQRVAPFPGGPEDLSLLAHYPDHKAPWTWQALLRTDPRYVDCRTLRVATVGGKVWNLPCDGDSEAHTAVRQLLQQTGLYHLPWCGLPETDPAVVLALVERWHEETSSFHMPFGEMTITLDDVSAILHLPTGSRFYTPGRGERDEVAALCAQLLGGSVAAYLAEFEAAGGQNIRFITLKTMYTSAMDGGRYEDAARIWLVNQLGATLFASKSGGYHTTVYWIGMLEDLGRVSEYAWGAIALASLYEQLSRASRRKTAQIGGFTSLVLSWAYEYISSSVIIRTEVPGYTQDQPRAQRWSTSRIAHSGLDERRVMLDELTVDDITWTPFEDHRDVRPRDPRALYSGYIRTPYGRSVSLHLPERVMRQFGFIQDIPRHPSEIQTTGSLAETADAAYAEFEPHLRPQGIPATYPGEAVEGYMRWYSRVSHVFIIPEDRREELSAVSAIRRGVELLEQSLEVPGAYAPGTQPRILTERALDLFRRSSFVGTQGVAFSAIRGAAAAGGRARGGRARGGRPRGGGARGGRARGEGDPGEGVRGGRARGPRGRRGGVGEILIL; encoded by the exons ATGGTTGAGTTACCTCTTGAGGAGACATCTGGCGAGCAGTCTTCTTCGGAGCCCAGTGGCGAGGAGTCTGCTTCTGAGACTGCTTCTGAGACTGCTTCTGAGGccagtggtgaggaggaggagcctcttattctccaggaggagattgatgctgctgatgtTGTGCCAGAGGGCGGTGTAGAGGGCGGTGCGGATGACGACCTCATCCAGAGGGTGGCACCGTTTCCCGGGGGGCCTGAGGATCTGTCGCTTCTTGCGCATTATCCTGACCACAAGGCTCCTTGGACGTGGCAGGCACTTCTTCGCACAGACCCGCGGTACGTGGACTGTCGGACATTGAGGGTGGCCACTGTTGGGGGGAAGGTATGGAACCTCCCCTGTGATGGCGATTCAGAGGCCCACACAGCTGTGCGACAGCTGCTGCAGCAGACGGGTTTGTATCACCTGCCTTGGTGCGGGTTACCGGAGACAGACCCAGCTGTCGTACTGGCCCTTGttgagagatggcatgaggagacgagtagcttccacatgccgttcggggagatgactatcaccctggacgatGTGTCGGCTATTCTCCATCTTCCCAcagggtcgaggttctacactCCGGGCAGAGGGGAGCGAGACGAGGTTGCAGCGCTCTGCGCCCAGCtcctgggaggatctgttgctgCTTATCTGGCTGAGTTTGAGGCGGCGGGTGGCCAGAACATTCGGTTCATTACTTTGAAGACCATGTACACGTCTGCTATGGATG ggggacgctatgaggatgctgctaggatctggctggtgaaccagcttggtGCCACCCTCTTTGCCAGCAAGAGTGGTGGTTACCACACTACTGTCTACTGGATCGGGATGCTTGAGGACCTCGGTCGCGTGTCGGAGTACGCGTGGGGTGCGATTGCGCTGGCTTCGTTGTACGAACAGCTGAGTCGTGCTTCCCGCAGGAAGACAGCGCAGATCGGTGGGTTCACCTCCCTCGTGCTGTCATGGGCGTATGAGTACATATCCAGCAGCGTCATTATCAGGACGGAGGTCCCCGGCTAcacacaggaccagcctagggcgcagcGGTGGTCCACGTCTCGGATCGCGCATTCCGGACTCGATGAGAGACGGGTCATGCTTGATGAGCTTACAGTGGATGATATCACATGGACCCCTTTTGAGGACCATCGAGATGTTCGACCGCGGGATCCCAGGGCCCTCTATTCCGGCTACATCCGGACACCTTACGGCCGGTCTGTGAGCCTACATCTACCAGAGCGGgttatgcgccagtttggcttcatacaggacatccctcgacacccctctgagatccagacgacggggtcccttgctgagaccgcagatgctgcctatgctgagtttgagccgcacctccgccctcaggggatacctgctacatatccgggagaggcggtggagggttacatgaggtggtatagcagagtgtcacatgtgttcatcatccctgaggataggagggaggagcttagtgccgtg tctgccatacgtaggggtgtggagttgttggagcagtccCTGGAGGTGCCAGGTGCTTATGCTCCAGGGACACAGCCCCGGATCCTCACGGAGAGGGCGCTCGATCTCTTTCGACGGAGTTCCTTCGTTGGTACCCAGGGAGTTGCCTTTTCTGCTATTCGAGGAGCCGCAGCTgcgggaggcagagctcgtggaggcagagctcgtggaggcagacccCGTGGAGGCGGAGCTCGTGGAGGTAGAGCTCGTGGAGAGGGTGATCCTGGAGAGGGTGTTCGTGGAGGTCGAGCTCGTGGACCCAGAGGTCGCAGGGGCGGGGTCGGGGAAA TCTTAATATTatga
- the LOC130716581 gene encoding uncharacterized protein LOC130716581, with product MEQDPNPFLRHCKGQSNNSGSSRPLIPGPAGAIQAAMYARRSTPNTPLIPTQEIVRRVLDHGSTETDPDFNSHAWLSALQEWGIATPLGSLTANVERVENVVAVIKSCTPNGFGDAKVTLKDPTGAVDASIHRKAFTHSEFANDITVGSVLVLQKVAVFAPRGTVCYLNITLPNLVKVFPKDCGPHDFIDITEE from the exons ATGGAACAAGACCCAAATCCATTCCTCCGCCATTGCAAAGGTCAAAGCAACAACTCtggcagctctcgtcctctcattcctggcccggctggcgccatccaggctgccatgtatgcCCGTAGATCCACCCCGAACACACCACTCATTCCGACCCAGGAAATCGTGAGGCGTGTGCTAGATCATGgatcaaccgaaaccgatcctgatttcaactcacatgcttggctatcagccctgcaagagtggggaatagccactccgctgggctctctgacagcgaacgttgagagggtggagaatgttgttgctgttatcaaatcttgcactcccaatggatttggagatgcgaaagttaccctcaag GACCCCACGGGTGCCGTTGATGCTAGCATCCACCGCAAGGCATTTACTCACAGTGAATTTGCGAatgacataactgttggatctgttctcgttctccaaaag gttgctgtgtttgcacctagaggaactgtttgttatcttaatataacattgcccaacctagtgaaggtattcccaaaagattgcggaccccatgacttcatcgatatcacagaggaataa
- the LOC130716580 gene encoding uncharacterized protein LOC130716580, whose product MCKHKHKLKFATYCSTTWLVHKQKFAKAWTNHVMHFGTTTSNRAEGAHASLKLMLRNSKGDLATSWDASHSLTTNRHTEIVASFERSMNKIDHLFKTPFYTNIRGFVSIKCLKLIDAELTRMRASGGRCDCLLRETHGLPCGCQLADYERIPYEAIHPFWKSLSWEHVPVADTGSSDICGLNHGEMHPEVEALTRYFHSLDTGGQSMVRRKLQAIYCPERSTLCTPELRIKSNRTPKLKESKQPKGRAIGSLTRDPSAFELTDKKIKEEKKSSQPAKRKKRVKKSDTSHFMCNFPAFLHPYIGTITDVEDDGNCGYRSIAALMGHSAGQDGWPWVRATLIQELETNVLMYNRMWGTDVVNALHNRLTLPIGDPATPDKWFQLPKMGYLVATKYQLVLVSLSSMGCNTYFPLIGAGPRDEHSVIAIGHVINHWVQLQLTAGHPMPTIAPQWDWHADLASKYWRNLYRPRLDMYDAQFHAWLGAFSGHADYVDITTD is encoded by the exons atgtgcaagcataaacacaagttgaaatttgccacttattgttctactacatggttggtccacaagcagaaatttgccaaggcatggacaaatcatgtgatgcattttggaacaacaacaagtaacag ggctgaaggtgcacatgccagcttgaagttgatgttgcggaacagtaagggtgacctggccacatcatgggatgcgtcgcatagtttgaccaccaatcgccacactgagatagtagcatcgtttgagcgcagtatgaataaaattgatcaccttttcaagacccctttctacacaaatattagGGGATTTGTGTCAATCAAATGCCTGAAACTCATTGATGCTGAACTGACAAGAATGCGAGCCTCCGGCGGCAGATGCGATTGcttattgagagagactcatggactaccttgcggttgtcaacttgcag attatgagaggattccgtacgaggccattcatccattctggaagagcctaagttgggagcatgtacctgttgcagatactggcagctcagatatttgcggactaaaccatggagagatgcacccagaagttgaggcactgacacgttatttccattctttggatactggagggcagagtatggtaaggaggaagcttcaagcgatatattgtcctgaaaggagtacactatgtactcctgagcttcggataaagtccaaccgcactcctaagttgaaggagagcaaacaacccaagggtcgagcaataggatccttgactcgtgatccttcagcgtttgaacttactgacaagaagattaaagaggaaaagaagtcttcacaaccagcaaagaggaagaagcgtgtgaagaagtctgatacaagccatttcatgtgtaactttccagcctttctccatccatatattggcacaattacagatgttgaggatgatggtaactgtggctatagatccATTGCTGCATTAATGGGGCATTCCGCCGGTCAGGACGGTTGGCCTTGGGTTAGGGCTACATTGATACAAGAACTTGAGACCAATGTGTTAATGTATAATAGGATGTGGGGCACAGATGTTGTTAATGCCTTACATAATCGTCTCACTCTTCCTATTGGTGACCCGGCCACCCCTGACAAATGGTTTCAACTGCCAaagatgggataccttgttgcCACAAAGTACCAATTGGTTCTCGTATCCTTATCCTCTATGGGTTGTAACACATACTTTCCACTGATAGGAGCCGGCCCACGAGATGAGCATTCTGTTATAGCTATTGGACATGTGATAAATCACTGGGTACAG CTCCAATTAACTGctggacatcctatgccgaCTATTGCTCCCCAGTGGGATTGGCACGCTGATCTTGCCTCCAAATACTGGAGGAACCTATATCGTCCACGTTTAGACATGTATGATGCACAATTCCATGCTTGGCTTGGTGCTTTTAGTGGTCATGCGGACTATGTGGACATCACCACAGATTGA
- the LOC130717955 gene encoding DEAD-box ATP-dependent RNA helicase 15-like, with protein sequence MGETKDEAYEEELLDYEEEEDKATTDSVGAKLNGETAKKGYVGIHSSGFRDFLLKSELLRAIQDSGFEHPSEVQHECIPQAILGMDVICQAKSGMGKTAVFVLSTLQQIDPVAGQVSALVLCHTRELAYQICHEFERFSKHLPDLKVAVCYGGVNIKVHKDLLKNECPHIVVGTPGRILALARDKELSLKNVRHFILDECDKMLESLDMRKDVQDIFKLAPHDKQVMMFSATLSNEIRPVCKKFMQDPMEIYVDDEAKLTLHGLVQHYIKLKEEEKNRKLNDLLDALDFNQIVIFVKSVSRAAELDKLLVECNFPSICIHSGMSQEERLKRYKGFKEGQTRILVATDLVGRGIDIERVNIVINYDMPDSADTYLHRVGRAGRFGTKGLAITFVSCATDVDVLNNVQSRFEVDIKQLPEQIDTSTYMPS encoded by the exons ATGGGAGAAACAAAGGACGAAGCATACGAGGAAGAGCTTCTTGACTACGAAGAGGAAGAAGACAAGGCAACCACTGACTCTGTCGGAGCCAAACTCAACGGTGAAACTGCCAAGAA GGGCTATGTGGGGATCCACAGTTCAGGATTCAGAGACTTTCTTCTGAAGTCAGAGCTTCTTAGGGCTATTCAGGACTCAGGATTTGAGCATCCTTCTGAAG TGCAACATGAGTGCATTCCTCAAGCAATCCTTGGAATGGATGTGATTTGTCAAGCTAAATCTGGAATGGGAAAAACTGCTGTCTTTGTTCTCTCAACTTTGCAGCAGATTGATCCTGTTGCAGGGCAAGTTTCTGCTCTTGTTTTGTGTCATACTAGGGAACTAGCATACCAG ATATGCCATGAGTTTGAGAGGTTCAGCAAACACTTGCCTGATCTCAAGGTTGCTGTTTGTTATGGTGGAGTCAATATTAAAGTTCACAAGGATCTGTTGAAAAATGAATGCCCTCATATTGTTGTTGGTACTCCTGGAAGAATCCTAGCGTTGGCCAGGGATAAGGAACTTTCGCTGAAGAATGTTCGGCATTTCATTTTAGatga atgtgaTAAGATGCTAGAATCACTGG ACATGAGGAAAGATGTGCAAGATATTTTCAAGCTGGCTCCCCATGACAAGCAAGTTATGATGTTTTCTGCAACACTCAGCAATGAAATCCGTCCCGTCTGCAAAAAATTTATGCAGGAT CCAAtggaaatttatgttgatgatgaaGCGAAATTGACCCTTCATGGACTTGTCCAG CACTACATCAAATTgaaagaggaggagaagaacaGGAAGTTGAATGATCTTCTTGATGCACTGGACTTCAATCAGATTGTTATCTTTGTGAAAAGTGTCAGTAGAGCAGCTGAGCTGGACAAACTACTTGTGGAGTGCAACTTCCCGTCTATATGCATTCATTCTGGAATGTCCCAGGAAGAAAG GTTGAAGCGTTATAAGGGTTTTAAGGAGGGGCAGACAAGGATTCTTGTAGCAACAGATTTGGTTGGTAGGGGAATTGACATTGAACGTGTGAATATAGTCATAAATTATGACATGCCTGATTCTGCAGACACATATTTGCACAGG GTTGGCCGAGCTGGAAGGTTTGGCACCAAAGGTCTTGCAATTACATTTGTTTCATGTGCTACAGATGTTGATGTTCTCAACAAT GTTCAATCCAGGTTTGAGGTGGATATAAAACAGCTTCCTGAGCAGATTGATACATCTACCTACA